In Salmo salar chromosome ssa03, Ssal_v3.1, whole genome shotgun sequence, a single genomic region encodes these proteins:
- the si:ch211-122l24.6 gene encoding uncharacterized protein si:ch211-122l24.6 isoform X7 — protein MGMSLSYPLVKEPESYVDPDLNEEYSYDWNTSVLDLKNQFPHWTADDLLNLRRQFEIFDTNKDRLLDFSEFCASLNMVNDASTMEARKEMFNTADKDNYKSINFEEYLQLMYDLKQGTPVPKPLESEDDEDTATGDIICEVARMDTFQQMCYGVF, from the exons ATGGGGATGTCGTTGTCATATCCACTGGTGAAAGAGCCAGAAAGTTATGTGGATCCTGATTTAAATGAAG AGTACAGCTACGACTGGAACACCAGCGTGTTGGATCTGAAGAACCAGTTTCCCCACTGGACAGCTGATGACCTGCTCAACCTGAGACGGCAGTTTGAGATTTTTGACACCAACAAAGACCGCCTGCTGGACTTCAGCGAGTT TTGCGCTTCTCTGAACATGGTCAATGATGCATCAACTATGGAGGCCAGGAAAGAAATGTTTAATACAGCGGACAAGGACAACTACAAGTCCATCAACTTCGAGGAGTACCTCCAG CTGATGTATGACCTTAAGCAGGGCACGCCGGTCCCCAAGCCCCTCGAGAGCGAGGACGACGAGGACACGGCCACCGGTGACATAATCTGTGAAGTGGCACGCATGGACACCTTCCAGCAGATGTGCTACGGCGTCTTCtga
- the si:ch211-122l24.6 gene encoding calcium-binding protein J isoform X2, whose product MRNVQTSHGDIVCKMGMSLSYPLVKEPESYVDPDLNEDSDEMNFAMEMHEINLSYTYDMIQQRIRSIKETAKFDKYSYDWNTSVLDLKNQFPHWTADDLLNLRRQFEIFDTNKDRLLDFSEFCASLNMVNDASTMEARKEMFNTADKDNYKSINFEEYLQLMYDLKQGTPVPKPLESEDDEDTATGDIICEVARMDTFQQMCYGVF is encoded by the exons ATGAGAAAT GTGCAAACTAGCCACGGTGACATAGTTTGCAAGATGGGGATGTCGTTGTCATATCCACTGGTGAAAGAGCCAGAAAGTTATGTGGATCCTGATTTAAATGAAG ACTCCGACGAGATGAATTTTGCAATGGAAATGCATGAGATTAACCTGAGCTACACATATGACATGATCCAGCAGAGGATCCGCTCTATCAAAGAGACCGCCAAATTTGACA AGTACAGCTACGACTGGAACACCAGCGTGTTGGATCTGAAGAACCAGTTTCCCCACTGGACAGCTGATGACCTGCTCAACCTGAGACGGCAGTTTGAGATTTTTGACACCAACAAAGACCGCCTGCTGGACTTCAGCGAGTT TTGCGCTTCTCTGAACATGGTCAATGATGCATCAACTATGGAGGCCAGGAAAGAAATGTTTAATACAGCGGACAAGGACAACTACAAGTCCATCAACTTCGAGGAGTACCTCCAG CTGATGTATGACCTTAAGCAGGGCACGCCGGTCCCCAAGCCCCTCGAGAGCGAGGACGACGAGGACACGGCCACCGGTGACATAATCTGTGAAGTGGCACGCATGGACACCTTCCAGCAGATGTGCTACGGCGTCTTCtga
- the LOC106600446 gene encoding C-C motif chemokine 4, whose translation MKALLPLLLLFATALLMSTTSAQAGGSVTSCCLELKGTTVRRNLIVSYYLQDTAMCNIKAVMFVTVKGKRICSDTSNPWAQKTMQYLMEKNKSHTLQKHHISSTTTSTTTTTVAQPANNNPHKTTFSAHNPKIASQWSTTHHKT comes from the exons ATGAaggccctcctccctctcctgcttcTCTTCGCCACCGCTCTACTGATGTCCACTACTTCTgctcaag CCGGTGGATCGGTAACCTCCTGCTGTTTGGAGCTTAAAGGCACTACAGTGCGGCGTAACCTGATCGTTTCCTACTACCTACAGGACACAGCCATGTGTAACATAAAGGCAGTGAT GTTTGTCACAGTGAAGGGCAAACGAATCTGCTCTGATACTTCCAACCCCTGGGCACAGAAAACCATGCAGTACCTGATGGAGAAGAACAAGTCTCACACACTGCAAAAACATCACATCAGCtcaactactacttctactacaaccaccactgtcGCACAACCAGCCAACAACAACCCTCACAAAACAACATTTTCAGCTCACAACCCCAAAATTGCTTCTCAATGGTCAACAACACACCACAAGACGTAG
- the si:ch211-122l24.6 gene encoding calcium-binding protein J isoform X3, translated as MYNVQTSHGDIVCKMGMSLSYPLVKEPESYVDPDLNEDSDEMNFAMEMHEINLSYTYDMIQQRIRSIKETAKFDKYSYDWNTSVLDLKNQFPHWTADDLLNLRRQFEIFDTNKDRLLDFSEFCASLNMVNDASTMEARKEMFNTADKDNYKSINFEEYLQLMYDLKQGTPVPKPLESEDDEDTATGDIICEVARMDTFQQMCYGVF; from the exons ATgtataac GTGCAAACTAGCCACGGTGACATAGTTTGCAAGATGGGGATGTCGTTGTCATATCCACTGGTGAAAGAGCCAGAAAGTTATGTGGATCCTGATTTAAATGAAG ACTCCGACGAGATGAATTTTGCAATGGAAATGCATGAGATTAACCTGAGCTACACATATGACATGATCCAGCAGAGGATCCGCTCTATCAAAGAGACCGCCAAATTTGACA AGTACAGCTACGACTGGAACACCAGCGTGTTGGATCTGAAGAACCAGTTTCCCCACTGGACAGCTGATGACCTGCTCAACCTGAGACGGCAGTTTGAGATTTTTGACACCAACAAAGACCGCCTGCTGGACTTCAGCGAGTT TTGCGCTTCTCTGAACATGGTCAATGATGCATCAACTATGGAGGCCAGGAAAGAAATGTTTAATACAGCGGACAAGGACAACTACAAGTCCATCAACTTCGAGGAGTACCTCCAG CTGATGTATGACCTTAAGCAGGGCACGCCGGTCCCCAAGCCCCTCGAGAGCGAGGACGACGAGGACACGGCCACCGGTGACATAATCTGTGAAGTGGCACGCATGGACACCTTCCAGCAGATGTGCTACGGCGTCTTCtga
- the LOC106600445 gene encoding C-C motif chemokine 2 isoform X2, translating to MRLSLVFSSLLCVATWMTGVDASFGPVNTCCLKMTQKRISPKKVVDYTVQTTALCPIKVIVLHTIERKKICGDPGSDWVRKAMGKVDETKTIKREEEEGKEGKTVTMAPAVPHKQRKGQKKGAKKGKGKGGKRGGKREGRGRKRTGVTNQLSN from the exons ATGAGGTTGAGTCTGGtgttctcctctctgctctgtgtaGCCACATGGATGACCGGGGTCGATGCAA GCTTTGGACCAGTCAACACTTGCTGTCTTAAGATGACTCAGAAAAGAATCTCTCCTAAGAAAGTAGTGGACTACACCGTACAGACTACAGCACTGTGTCCCATCAAAGTCATAGT GTTACACACCATAGAAAGGAAGAAGATCTGTGGTGACCCAGGAAGTGATTGGGTAAGGAAGGCCATGGGAAAGGTGGACGAAACCAAGACAatcaagagagaggaggaggagggaaaggagggcAAGACAGTGACCATGGCACCGGCAGTGCCACATAAGCAGAGAAAGGGACAAAAGAAGGGAGCCAaaaagggaaaggggaaaggagggaagaggggaggaaagagagagggaagagggcgCAAGAGAACTGGTGTAACAAACCAATTGAGTAACTGA
- the si:ch211-122l24.6 gene encoding uncharacterized protein si:ch211-122l24.6 isoform X6, protein MRNVQTSHGDIVCKMGMSLSYPLVKEPESYVDPDLNEEYSYDWNTSVLDLKNQFPHWTADDLLNLRRQFEIFDTNKDRLLDFSEFCASLNMVNDASTMEARKEMFNTADKDNYKSINFEEYLQLMYDLKQGTPVPKPLESEDDEDTATGDIICEVARMDTFQQMCYGVF, encoded by the exons ATGAGAAAT GTGCAAACTAGCCACGGTGACATAGTTTGCAAGATGGGGATGTCGTTGTCATATCCACTGGTGAAAGAGCCAGAAAGTTATGTGGATCCTGATTTAAATGAAG AGTACAGCTACGACTGGAACACCAGCGTGTTGGATCTGAAGAACCAGTTTCCCCACTGGACAGCTGATGACCTGCTCAACCTGAGACGGCAGTTTGAGATTTTTGACACCAACAAAGACCGCCTGCTGGACTTCAGCGAGTT TTGCGCTTCTCTGAACATGGTCAATGATGCATCAACTATGGAGGCCAGGAAAGAAATGTTTAATACAGCGGACAAGGACAACTACAAGTCCATCAACTTCGAGGAGTACCTCCAG CTGATGTATGACCTTAAGCAGGGCACGCCGGTCCCCAAGCCCCTCGAGAGCGAGGACGACGAGGACACGGCCACCGGTGACATAATCTGTGAAGTGGCACGCATGGACACCTTCCAGCAGATGTGCTACGGCGTCTTCtga
- the si:ch211-122l24.6 gene encoding uncharacterized protein si:ch211-122l24.6 isoform X5, producing the protein MSCHSVQTSHGDIVCKMGMSLSYPLVKEPESYVDPDLNEEYSYDWNTSVLDLKNQFPHWTADDLLNLRRQFEIFDTNKDRLLDFSEFCASLNMVNDASTMEARKEMFNTADKDNYKSINFEEYLQLMYDLKQGTPVPKPLESEDDEDTATGDIICEVARMDTFQQMCYGVF; encoded by the exons ATGTCGTGTCATTCG GTGCAAACTAGCCACGGTGACATAGTTTGCAAGATGGGGATGTCGTTGTCATATCCACTGGTGAAAGAGCCAGAAAGTTATGTGGATCCTGATTTAAATGAAG AGTACAGCTACGACTGGAACACCAGCGTGTTGGATCTGAAGAACCAGTTTCCCCACTGGACAGCTGATGACCTGCTCAACCTGAGACGGCAGTTTGAGATTTTTGACACCAACAAAGACCGCCTGCTGGACTTCAGCGAGTT TTGCGCTTCTCTGAACATGGTCAATGATGCATCAACTATGGAGGCCAGGAAAGAAATGTTTAATACAGCGGACAAGGACAACTACAAGTCCATCAACTTCGAGGAGTACCTCCAG CTGATGTATGACCTTAAGCAGGGCACGCCGGTCCCCAAGCCCCTCGAGAGCGAGGACGACGAGGACACGGCCACCGGTGACATAATCTGTGAAGTGGCACGCATGGACACCTTCCAGCAGATGTGCTACGGCGTCTTCtga
- the si:ch211-122l24.6 gene encoding calcium-binding protein J isoform X4 yields MGMSLSYPLVKEPESYVDPDLNEDSDEMNFAMEMHEINLSYTYDMIQQRIRSIKETAKFDKYSYDWNTSVLDLKNQFPHWTADDLLNLRRQFEIFDTNKDRLLDFSEFCASLNMVNDASTMEARKEMFNTADKDNYKSINFEEYLQLMYDLKQGTPVPKPLESEDDEDTATGDIICEVARMDTFQQMCYGVF; encoded by the exons ATGGGGATGTCGTTGTCATATCCACTGGTGAAAGAGCCAGAAAGTTATGTGGATCCTGATTTAAATGAAG ACTCCGACGAGATGAATTTTGCAATGGAAATGCATGAGATTAACCTGAGCTACACATATGACATGATCCAGCAGAGGATCCGCTCTATCAAAGAGACCGCCAAATTTGACA AGTACAGCTACGACTGGAACACCAGCGTGTTGGATCTGAAGAACCAGTTTCCCCACTGGACAGCTGATGACCTGCTCAACCTGAGACGGCAGTTTGAGATTTTTGACACCAACAAAGACCGCCTGCTGGACTTCAGCGAGTT TTGCGCTTCTCTGAACATGGTCAATGATGCATCAACTATGGAGGCCAGGAAAGAAATGTTTAATACAGCGGACAAGGACAACTACAAGTCCATCAACTTCGAGGAGTACCTCCAG CTGATGTATGACCTTAAGCAGGGCACGCCGGTCCCCAAGCCCCTCGAGAGCGAGGACGACGAGGACACGGCCACCGGTGACATAATCTGTGAAGTGGCACGCATGGACACCTTCCAGCAGATGTGCTACGGCGTCTTCtga
- the LOC106600447 gene encoding C-C motif chemokine 4-like: MQLCYGPMACLALFAVVLSLTATDTDANKVHNCCTKVSKQKITGLIIGARLQKKALPCVNAVIFETEDGETICSHWKESWVRKAFFQLEMARKSLDTRNTTATYP, encoded by the exons ATGCAGCTGTGCTACGGACCAATGGCGTGCCTCGCTCTCTTCGCCGTCGTTCTCTCGTTAACGGCCACTGACACTG ATGCAAACAAGGTTCACAACTGTTGCACAAAGGTCTCCAAGCAGAAAATCACAGGTCTCATCATCGGCGCCAGATTGCAGAAAAAGGCCCTTCCCTGTGTCAATGCTGTCAT CTTCGAGACTGAAGATGGAGAGACCATCTGCAGCCATTGGAAAGAGTCCTGGGTTCGAAAAGCATTCTTTCAACTGGA GATGGCCAGAAAGTCACTGGACACACGGAACACCACCGCCACATACCCATAG
- the si:ch211-122l24.6 gene encoding calcium-binding protein J isoform X1 translates to MSCHSVQTSHGDIVCKMGMSLSYPLVKEPESYVDPDLNEDSDEMNFAMEMHEINLSYTYDMIQQRIRSIKETAKFDKYSYDWNTSVLDLKNQFPHWTADDLLNLRRQFEIFDTNKDRLLDFSEFCASLNMVNDASTMEARKEMFNTADKDNYKSINFEEYLQLMYDLKQGTPVPKPLESEDDEDTATGDIICEVARMDTFQQMCYGVF, encoded by the exons ATGTCGTGTCATTCG GTGCAAACTAGCCACGGTGACATAGTTTGCAAGATGGGGATGTCGTTGTCATATCCACTGGTGAAAGAGCCAGAAAGTTATGTGGATCCTGATTTAAATGAAG ACTCCGACGAGATGAATTTTGCAATGGAAATGCATGAGATTAACCTGAGCTACACATATGACATGATCCAGCAGAGGATCCGCTCTATCAAAGAGACCGCCAAATTTGACA AGTACAGCTACGACTGGAACACCAGCGTGTTGGATCTGAAGAACCAGTTTCCCCACTGGACAGCTGATGACCTGCTCAACCTGAGACGGCAGTTTGAGATTTTTGACACCAACAAAGACCGCCTGCTGGACTTCAGCGAGTT TTGCGCTTCTCTGAACATGGTCAATGATGCATCAACTATGGAGGCCAGGAAAGAAATGTTTAATACAGCGGACAAGGACAACTACAAGTCCATCAACTTCGAGGAGTACCTCCAG CTGATGTATGACCTTAAGCAGGGCACGCCGGTCCCCAAGCCCCTCGAGAGCGAGGACGACGAGGACACGGCCACCGGTGACATAATCTGTGAAGTGGCACGCATGGACACCTTCCAGCAGATGTGCTACGGCGTCTTCtga
- the LOC106600142 gene encoding C-C motif chemokine 20 yields MAPTYLETILLLCCVVTMFSSTSAAYGPRRLYCCVEYQEKPVPYQQIKGYKLQSSKELCNIDAIIFYTLKNKKVCATVKDEWVRKALARLSSKLKKMSSSNTVTGNPPHTTPI; encoded by the exons ATGGCTCCCACATACCTGGAGACAATCCTGCTTCTCTGCTGCGTTGTAACCATGTTCAGTTCAACCTCAGCTGCAT ACGGTCCTAGGAGACTTTACTGTTGTGTGGAGTACCAGGAGAAGCCTGTACCCTACCAGCAGATAAAAGGCTACAAACTACAGAGCTCCAAGGAGCTGTGCAACATCGATGCTATCAT CTTCTACACCTTGAAGAACAAAAAGGTGTGCGCCACAGTTAAGGACGAATGGGTGAGGAAGGCTCTGGCTCGTCTcag CTCCAAACTGAAGAAGATGTCTAGCAGCAACACTGTGACGGGCAACCCCCCCCACACCACCCCGATCTGA